TTGGTCAAATAGATAAAAAGCGACTATGATTTAATGGTAGTGACAATTACCGACACTGGTGATTATGTTTTTGCATTTAAAGTTCCTCGATGAAAAAATAGAAAAAGATGCGTTTTTATTCGCATCTTTCACATGATAATACAGTAGATGATGATTCCCCACCGTGGATATTAACAAACATGGATTCAAGTGATTGAGTCAGTCTCTCTGCCTGTTCTACATGAATTGATGAAGGAAGGTAGACAATTTGTAGTGCATGCTTTGTGTTGGTAGTGACCGCAGTTCTTTTAGAATCCACAAATGGGCTTCCAAAGGCCCCCTTCTGATCTCGACTGATCAATAGGTCCACCAATGAATTGACTCTGCCATTTAACCCTTCGTACGAGTCGGCTTCTTCACCTATTGTGATTTCCACCTGGTCCGTTAACTGACTTAAATCATAAAGGCCAATGGGGGTTTCATATTGTAGTGAAAAAAAGTTATTCAAGTCAATAGCCGATTGCACTGAAGGTAAATAATTTTGACTATATATTCGTTTAATCAAGGCTTCTGAAGCGGGACGATATCGGCTTGGATTTTTACCATAAGACTTGAAAATTTTTCTCCATTCTTTTATCCCTGGTCTTTCTGATAAAGGAGTTGTATCAGCCTCAAAGAAAATAGATTCTTGAAATAGCTGTAAGCGACCTTTCAGCATCTGGGGAGACTCTCCAGCAGTAATGTTGTGATATTCTATAATGCCAAACTTTAGTTTATTCTTTTCGCATAGAGTCTGATCTAAAGTAATTTCCAATGTTTCCACCTGCCATTTCTATTGGTAATAGTTTATCATAGAGACTAGTGAAAACTAAAATAATGTGCAAGGAATAGCAAACTTATTGTACCATTAGAGAAAGTAGGCTTTTTCATGAATTATCAACAGTTAAAACAAGACATCATTGACTATAGTCAAACGATAGGGATCGATAAAATAGGATTTACTACTACAGATACTTTTACTGAAATGAAAAATCGGTTGGTCCGTCAGCAAGAGCTAGGGTATCAATCTGGTTTTGAAGAAAAAAATATTGAAAAAAGGGTAGATCCCTCGCTGATCTTTGAGCAGCCCAAATCAATAATTAGCATTGCCTTAGCTTACCCATCAAAGCTGAAAAATGCTCCCAAAAGTAAACAGGGGGAACGGCGTGGTATTTTTTGTCGAGCTTCATGGGGGGATGATTACCATGACGTTTTAAGAAATCGATTAACAAAATTAGAAAGGTATATCGCTTCTATGGTCCCTCATGCCCATATGCGTTCGATGGTAGACACAGGAGAACTTGTCGATCGGGCAGTTGCGGAAAGAGCTGGAATTGGTTGGAGCGGGAAAAATTGTTCAATTATTACTCCAGAGTTCGGTTCATATGTATACTTGGGCGAAATGATTACAAATCTTCCGTTTGAACCAGATCAACCGATTGAGGATGGGTGTGGTACGTGTAATAAATGTGTAGACGTTTGTCCAACGGGTGCACTAATAGAAGGTGGGCAACTCGATTCACAACGCTGTATTGCCTTTTTAACACAAACGAAGGGCTTTCTTCCAGATGAATATCGAACAAAAATTGGCAACCGATTGTATGGCTGTGATACTTGCCAAACGGTCTGTCCTGAAAATAAAGGGAAAGATTTTCATCTTCATGAAGAAATGCAGCCGGATCCTGAACTAGCTAAACCGTTATTAAAGCCTCTTCTTACCATTTCTAATAAAGAGTTTAAAGAAAAGTTTGGCTCTGTCTCAGGATCATGGAGAGGGAAGAAGCCCATACAGAGGAATGCAATTATTGCTTTGGCTCATTTTAAGGATGAAACAGCTGTGGAGGATTTAATCTCCGTTATGACTCAAGACGTTCGTCCAGTCATTCGAGGAACAGCAGCTTGGGCTATCGGGAGAATTGGTGGAAATGATGCATCTAAAGCATTGCATCTTGCGTTATCTAAAGAAAAGGAACCTGAAGTAATTAAAGAAATAGAAAAAGGGCTATCATTCGTTGAGTAATATCTGCTTTATTCTAGGAATATTTCACTATTAAATTTTTTGTTCAATTGAAACCTATTATGTTAATGGTTAATATTTCTTTAAAAAAGCCATAATAAAAAATTGCCCCTTAAAAAGTAACGGATTAGGTATTCAAGTACAAGACATAAAAAAAATACTAATTAATAGCCCAAATCGCATATGATTTGGGCTGTTCTTGTTCCCCGTTATATCAACGATGATCGGTTTTTCACATATAATTTATTATAGGAAATCGCACCCCAGAAAACATAGTGACAATAGCTATCGTCAACGAGCTAAGAAATACGTTAATCATGGTGTTTTTCGCAATGTTGATTTTGATAAACCAACAAGACATTTGTGACTATATGTAAAAAAATTTAGAGATTGTGAGGAAATGTACTTAAAGTAGTTAAGTAGGGTGGTTCAACAAGGAATTGTTTTTATGAGGAGTTAAAAGACGTTAATCATTTTTTTTTTCAGTTTCTGATTTAGGAAAATCAAATGAGTTTTATACAAAGGCTGTTTTCGCAAAGTTTGTTGCTTTTCGTATCAGTCTATCATCTATGATTTAGCTTAGTTTTGGGCATCATTTCGTCTATTTTTGATGGAATTCAACAGTGAAATGAAAGATTTAATCAAAAGTATGATGAAATAGCCACAATGTATACGAAAGAGTCTTTATTAAACAACGGGTGCTTTAGTTTAATAAGAAAATATAACAGAACGCTTGGATAATATACTATCCAAGCGTTTTTCTTTACCAAATGTAATTTTTATTAGTGTGTTAGTTAATCGATTAGATAATTCTGTTGCTAATTTGCCTTCTAAATACGAAACTACTTACTTAAAAAGGAGGCAGTTTTTTAAAAGTATGAGTTATTTACGGATTCACTCGGTTAAATAAAAAAGTATTTTCTAAGTGTATGTGTTGAGTTAAGTCAGATTCTAGGTCGTAGAGACGTTGGTAGACTAGTCGATACGTTCCGCATGCACCTTCAGGAGGAGTAAAATCATTTGTAAGTTTACGTAGTTCTTTTAAAATAGATATTGCTTGAGAATGTTCGATTTCTAATTCAGTTACTGTATTAATATAAGACTCTCGATATTCTTTCGAATGATTGTTTTCATAGGCAAGAATAGCGGGGAAATCAATCGTTTCTTCCTTGAGTATATGTTTTTCAAGTTCTTTTTTCAATTCAAAAAAAAGGCTGTGAATTCTAATGAGATGTGGCTGAGACGGACCATGAACACGAGATACTTTAGTTATATATGGACTAAGCAAAGGGAGTTCTTCCTTTAAGTAGCGATGATGTTTGGAGATAATATGATTTATTAATTTTTCAGATGACGCCTTTGCCCAATCGGTATATGATTCTTCTATCTGTGTTTTCTCATATAGTTTATTTAATTGCGATAATACTTCATCAGAGGGCAAACCTTTTTCATTGATCGCTTCTATGAGTGGTCGATTTCCATCACAACAGAAATTTATTTGATAAGATTTAAAAAGGTCACTTGCTCTAGGAATCTTTGTTACTATTTCACTTATGATGGATTGTTCGGTAAATGTTTGCATCATACTATTCCCTCCATATAAAAATGTTATCTTTCTAATTAGAAGAATAACAAGAAACTACATACATATTTGTGATTTGAATCACAAATATGTATGTAGTTTTTGGATAGGATATTTTTTCATCAAGAGAAATAGGATTTAGGCTCAAACAAAAGAATATGTAGTAAGAATAGAAAAGAGCCTTATCTAAAAGAGGTCTATTAATAAATTTACTCAATCCAAAAGTTTCTTTGTTTTTTTAGCGCTAGTGCCGAAATTTGTAAATCAATCTGCCGGAAATGTGTCATTGCAGATGTTTCCATTAGGCTTCATATTTTCAGGACAAGCCTCAGCCATATTCACAATTGTAAGCTTTTTTCAGAAAAAATCGGTGGGTTTCTTACAAAATCCGAATTTTTATCAAAAAAAGTGAATGCGATTCAAGGAACTACCCTTGCTATTATTGCGCTGCAAATAGGTTTTTCTGAGAAGTAATTGAAAGTGAAAGCTCATAGAAAGCTTGATTATATACCATTAAGTTATTTTGAGAAATGGGGTTCGGGATAGGTATACATCTCCACAAAAGATGAGGGAATGATTTATGGAAACGAAGTCTTTTGTTTTTTTCTCTTGCGTTCATTCATAAAGTATACAGAGGAGGGATGCGTATGAGAGAAATAATTCTGAAGGAAATTGAAAAACGAATCACTGAAACCGTCAAATCGAATGGAGACTTTCAGGAAGAACGCTTGAAAAGAAAACAAAAAGTGCTTCAGCAACGAGAAGCTGAGATCGTAAAGGTGAATGTGAGTGGAAACATTGATCAGATCGTTAAAAGAAATCAGGAAGAGATTATTAATTATCATCTCCATTTTCAATATTTAATTAAACAGAAGAAGCTACTATATTTAGAAGAAGAAGTGGAAAGACGTTATAGTGTTTTCGAAAATGGGGAACTAATGAAGGATGAAGGACTCATGGAGGAAGGGGATAAGAGTTCAGAACCCAGATTGATGGTCGAAGAAAATCATGACGAACGGCTGAGCTACCGTTATGATCGTTTAAAAGCGGTAAAATATGCAGAGAGATGGTGGAATAGCTATAACTCCGCTTATAAAAAGTTTGAGGTAGATTGCACGAATTTTATCTCTCAATGTCTTCATGCAGGAGGCGCTCCGATGCGAGGTCAGAGTAATCGAAGTAAGGGGTGGTGGATGAGTGGAAATAATTGGAGTTATAGTTGGAGTGTGGCGAATTCACTTCGCTGGTATCTTCCTTCATCTAAAGTTGGTTTGCGAGGGACCGAAGTTAGAGGAGCGGAAGAGCTCAAGCTTGGAGACGTGATTTGTTATGACTTTGAGGGAGATGGCCGTTATAACCATAATACGATTGTGACCGCGAAGGACGCATATGGTTTTCCGCTGGTCAATGCTCATACGCATAACAGCCGGATGCGGTATTGGAATTATGAGGATTCGACGGCCTATACGCCGAATATTAAGTATAAGTTCTTTTCGATAGTGGATGATGCTTAAGGAGTATTTAGGGCTGCTGGAGACAGTGGCTTTTTTATTTAGGCTGTTTTCGCATAGATTGTGGCTTTTCGAATTAGTTCTTATTTCGTGATGAAGAATGAAATCGAGCATTTTTTTCACATTGTTTTTAACTCGAAATGAGGAAAGAAAAGTGTGTTTCCATCTGTTTTTATATGCTAGATAAACAAAGTATGCGAAAAGAGCCTAAAGGAATGTTAGCAAACAAACGACAAGACATCACTTGTAGTAGGAAGGTAAGAGATTTATAGAAAATGAAGTGTCTCAGCAGAATAATTTGTAGATACTTTGTAAGTGGTTTTTTCAAAGGGTGGGAGCAAATAGTAAGATAGTCAAAATATTCCCCCTTCCTCGTCAATATAGTTCCCCTATTATTGAAAACGCTTCCATTATAATGAGAGAAAGTGATTAAATTAATAGGCGGTGAAGCGGATGGAAACAAAGATTCAAATGGAATCTGTGAAAACGAGTGCACAATTAAAAGCAGTTCAGAAAAGAAAAGTAAAATATAAGAAATTTTTAACGTACGCTGCATTTGTGGGACCGGCTCTGCTATTCTTCTTAGTTATTCAGATTCTTCCGTTTTTAATGGGAATTTACTATTCATTCACATCTTGGAATGGAGTTAGTTCTGCTGTTGAATGGGTAGGTTTTGAGAATTATAAAAAGATATTTTCGAACGATCAAAGATTTTATGAGTCATTTTGGTTTACGCTGAGATTTATGTTTGCAGCGGTGATTATTAGCAATATAATCGGTTTTAGTTTTGCGTTATTGTTAAATGCTGCATTAAAAACGAAGAATATTTTACGAACAGTATTTTTTATTCCGAATGTAATTGGTGGACTTTTACTAGGATTCATTTGGCAGTTTATTTTTGTAAAAGGGTTTGCGTCGATTGGAAACATGACGGATATCGCATTTTTTAAGTTACCGTGGTTAGGGGATGAAGTTACTGCGTTTTGGGGAATTGTAATCGTCTTTGCTTGGCAAATCAGTGGATATATGATGGTCATTTATATTGCAGCACTGCAAGGGGTCGATAATTCGCTCTTAGAAGCGGCGAAAATGGATGGTGCCACGCCTTGGACGTTATTAACTAAAATCATCATTCCGTTAATTCTACCTGCTTTTACAATTTGTTTCTTCTTAACGATTTCGATGGCGTTTAAGATTTTCGACTTAAACATTTCGTTAACAGGAGGAGGACCATTTTATTCAACTCAATCAGTTGCGATTAATATTTATCAAGAAGCCTTCCAGAATAATCGTTATGGATTAGGAACAGCAAAATCAATATTATTCTTTGTGGTAGTTGCAATCTTTACTACGGTTCAAGTAATGATTACGAAGAAAAGGGAGGTTGAAGCATAGTGGACAATCGGTATACGAAAAGGACGTTTGTTCTAGAAATTATTGCAATCGTAGTAGCGCTTATATTCCTGGTTCCTTTTTACTTCGTGTTTGTCAATTCAGTGAAGCCATTTGCAGCTATCTTAATCGATGCCGCAGCATGGCCGGAAGAGTTTAGATTTTCGAATTATGCTAAAGTTTGGGAGATTATTAATTTCCCACGTGCTTTCATGAATTCTCTAATTATTACGGTATTTAGTATTCTAGGATTAGTCATTATTAGCTCAATGGCAGCTTGGAAAATGGTTCGAACACCTGGTAAATTTAGTAAAATCCTATTTGTTGTTTTTGTATCAGCGATGGTGATTCCATTCCAAACAGTTATGATTCCGTTAATGAAACTGGGAGGAACACTTCATTTAACGAATAGCATTCCCGGATTGATTATCATGTATTTCGGATTCGGAGTTCCGCTTTCATTATTCTTATATCATGGATTTGTAAAAACAGTTCCTGTTGAGATTGAAGAATCAGCCATGATTGATGGATGTAGCCAATTCGGTGTGTTTTGGAGAATTGTGTTTCCACTCTTAAAGCCGATTACGGTTACCGTCATTATTTTAAATACCCTATGGATTTGGAATGATTATCTGTTACCGCTTCTAGTCTTACAAGATGCGGAATTGCGAACAATACCGTTAGCAGCAAGCTCGTTCTTCGCTCAGTACACGAAGCAATGGGACATGGGACTTGCGGCGTTGGTTATGGGAATTGCTCCAATTATTGTTTTCTTCTTATTTTTACAAAAACACATCATCAAAGGAATTGCATCAGGATCAATTAAGTAGATATAACGTTTCTGTGTCTTTTTAAGAAACAGAAATTTATATAAAATAATTAAACAGGGGGTCATTTATTTATGAAACGCTTACTTTTATTATCTATGTCATTACTTTTAGTGTTTGGAATTATCGCAGGTTGTTCTTCGAAAGAAAAAACGAATGGCAGCACAGATGGAGAGACTAAATCAGATGATGAAGTGGTAACCTTAAATTTCTTCCAATTTAAAGTTGAAATTGCGGATCAACTTCAAGAGCTGATTAATGAATTTGAAGCGGAAAATCCTAATATTAAAATTAAACTTGAGACTGTTGGTGGAGGTGCCGATTATGGTGCAGCACTAAAAGCAAAATTTGCTTCAGGTGAAGAACCAGATATTTTCAATAATGGGGGATTTAAAGAGCTAGAGCTTTGGAAAGAGAAGTTAGCGGACCTCTCCGATGAGCCTTGGGTTGAGCATCTTCTTCCAATTGGGAAAGTACCAATGACTGATGAAGATGGTAAACTATACGGTATGCCGGTTAACCTTGAAGGTTATGGTTTTGTTTACAATAAAGATTTATTCGAAGAGGCTGGAATTAAAGAAGCACCTAGCACAATTGATGAATTGAAAGCTGCAGCGAAGAAATTAGAAGAGAATGATATAACAGCATTTTCAGCTGGTTACGGCGAGTGGTGGGTGATTGGACAACATTTACTGAATATTCCATTCGCACAGCAAGAGGATCCTACTGCTTTTATTGAAAGATTATATGATGGATCTGAAAAAATTGTTGGCAACGAAAAATTTGTACAATTCAAGGAAGTACTAGATACAGAGCTTAAGTATGCGAATGATAATCCACTAACAACGGATTATAATACTCAAGTTACACTATTTGCGTCAGGTGAAGCAGCGATGCTACAACAAGGAAACTGGACAGAGAATATGATTAATGAAATCAATCCAGACATGAATATGGCCTTCCTTCCACTACCAATTAGCAATGACGAGAGTGCAGATCGCCTACCAGTAGGTGTTCCAAATAACTGGGTATTGAACAAAGAATCTGAGCATTTAGATGAAGCAAAAACATTCTTAGACTGGATGGTTTCTTCTGAAACTGGTAAGAGATACATTACGGAAGAATTTGCTTTCATTCCAGCATTTGATAACATTGAACCAAATGGTCTTGGTGACTTAGGCCAATCCATTCTTGAATTCTCTAAAGATGAAAAAACGATTCCTTGGACTTGGTTCAGATGGCCAGACGGAGCAAACAAAGAGTTTGCTGCAACGATCCAAGAATATTCAGCTGGAAAAATCGACTTTGACACTGTACTTGAGCGATTCCAACAAACTTGGGATAACTTGAAATAAGATAATAGAAAGCATGTCTCTAGAGACATGCTTTCTATTTAATAAAATGGCTGTTTTCGCAAAGTTCGTGGCTTTTTGATTCAGTCAATAAACGGTGTTATAACTTTGTTTCGGGCATCATTTCGTCTATTATTGATGGAAACCAACAGTGAAATGGGCAATTTAATCAAAAATCAGATGAAATAGGCACAATGTATACGAAAAGAGTCTTTCTAAATTGCTCTTTTCGTAGACTTTGTTGCTATCGGCGTAAATAAAAACAGGCAGTAAGGTTTTTTCGACGGCTTTCTTATTTTTATCTAAAAATGGATAATTTTTCATTAAGAAAAGAGTACGAAGTCATACAAATCAGGGAATCTAT
Above is a genomic segment from Bacillus sp. 2205SS5-2 containing:
- a CDS encoding ABC transporter substrate-binding protein, which gives rise to MKRLLLLSMSLLLVFGIIAGCSSKEKTNGSTDGETKSDDEVVTLNFFQFKVEIADQLQELINEFEAENPNIKIKLETVGGGADYGAALKAKFASGEEPDIFNNGGFKELELWKEKLADLSDEPWVEHLLPIGKVPMTDEDGKLYGMPVNLEGYGFVYNKDLFEEAGIKEAPSTIDELKAAAKKLEENDITAFSAGYGEWWVIGQHLLNIPFAQQEDPTAFIERLYDGSEKIVGNEKFVQFKEVLDTELKYANDNPLTTDYNTQVTLFASGEAAMLQQGNWTENMINEINPDMNMAFLPLPISNDESADRLPVGVPNNWVLNKESEHLDEAKTFLDWMVSSETGKRYITEEFAFIPAFDNIEPNGLGDLGQSILEFSKDEKTIPWTWFRWPDGANKEFAATIQEYSAGKIDFDTVLERFQQTWDNLK
- the queG gene encoding tRNA epoxyqueuosine(34) reductase QueG — encoded protein: MNYQQLKQDIIDYSQTIGIDKIGFTTTDTFTEMKNRLVRQQELGYQSGFEEKNIEKRVDPSLIFEQPKSIISIALAYPSKLKNAPKSKQGERRGIFCRASWGDDYHDVLRNRLTKLERYIASMVPHAHMRSMVDTGELVDRAVAERAGIGWSGKNCSIITPEFGSYVYLGEMITNLPFEPDQPIEDGCGTCNKCVDVCPTGALIEGGQLDSQRCIAFLTQTKGFLPDEYRTKIGNRLYGCDTCQTVCPENKGKDFHLHEEMQPDPELAKPLLKPLLTISNKEFKEKFGSVSGSWRGKKPIQRNAIIALAHFKDETAVEDLISVMTQDVRPVIRGTAAWAIGRIGGNDASKALHLALSKEKEPEVIKEIEKGLSFVE
- the ric gene encoding iron-sulfur cluster repair di-iron protein, with translation MMQTFTEQSIISEIVTKIPRASDLFKSYQINFCCDGNRPLIEAINEKGLPSDEVLSQLNKLYEKTQIEESYTDWAKASSEKLINHIISKHHRYLKEELPLLSPYITKVSRVHGPSQPHLIRIHSLFFELKKELEKHILKEETIDFPAILAYENNHSKEYRESYINTVTELEIEHSQAISILKELRKLTNDFTPPEGACGTYRLVYQRLYDLESDLTQHIHLENTFLFNRVNP
- a CDS encoding carbohydrate ABC transporter permease → MDNRYTKRTFVLEIIAIVVALIFLVPFYFVFVNSVKPFAAILIDAAAWPEEFRFSNYAKVWEIINFPRAFMNSLIITVFSILGLVIISSMAAWKMVRTPGKFSKILFVVFVSAMVIPFQTVMIPLMKLGGTLHLTNSIPGLIIMYFGFGVPLSLFLYHGFVKTVPVEIEESAMIDGCSQFGVFWRIVFPLLKPITVTVIILNTLWIWNDYLLPLLVLQDAELRTIPLAASSFFAQYTKQWDMGLAALVMGIAPIIVFFLFLQKHIIKGIASGSIK
- a CDS encoding carbohydrate ABC transporter permease, translating into METKIQMESVKTSAQLKAVQKRKVKYKKFLTYAAFVGPALLFFLVIQILPFLMGIYYSFTSWNGVSSAVEWVGFENYKKIFSNDQRFYESFWFTLRFMFAAVIISNIIGFSFALLLNAALKTKNILRTVFFIPNVIGGLLLGFIWQFIFVKGFASIGNMTDIAFFKLPWLGDEVTAFWGIVIVFAWQISGYMMVIYIAALQGVDNSLLEAAKMDGATPWTLLTKIIIPLILPAFTICFFLTISMAFKIFDLNISLTGGGPFYSTQSVAINIYQEAFQNNRYGLGTAKSILFFVVVAIFTTVQVMITKKREVEA
- a CDS encoding B3/B4 domain-containing protein gives rise to the protein MEITLDQTLCEKNKLKFGIIEYHNITAGESPQMLKGRLQLFQESIFFEADTTPLSERPGIKEWRKIFKSYGKNPSRYRPASEALIKRIYSQNYLPSVQSAIDLNNFFSLQYETPIGLYDLSQLTDQVEITIGEEADSYEGLNGRVNSLVDLLISRDQKGAFGSPFVDSKRTAVTTNTKHALQIVYLPSSIHVEQAERLTQSLESMFVNIHGGESSSTVLSCERCE
- a CDS encoding amidase domain-containing protein — translated: MREIILKEIEKRITETVKSNGDFQEERLKRKQKVLQQREAEIVKVNVSGNIDQIVKRNQEEIINYHLHFQYLIKQKKLLYLEEEVERRYSVFENGELMKDEGLMEEGDKSSEPRLMVEENHDERLSYRYDRLKAVKYAERWWNSYNSAYKKFEVDCTNFISQCLHAGGAPMRGQSNRSKGWWMSGNNWSYSWSVANSLRWYLPSSKVGLRGTEVRGAEELKLGDVICYDFEGDGRYNHNTIVTAKDAYGFPLVNAHTHNSRMRYWNYEDSTAYTPNIKYKFFSIVDDA